In Pelmatolapia mariae isolate MD_Pm_ZW linkage group LG2, Pm_UMD_F_2, whole genome shotgun sequence, one DNA window encodes the following:
- the zgc:153018 gene encoding transmembrane protein 179-like, whose amino-acid sequence MELDRRLLLVHCTAHALSVAAGLLVVVPMALNGSAFKGRCALFSSGYWRTDEQVEPTGTTGVVDHLVVQQWGPPAACQFATFVGIFTVLYGAAQGWRCLFYLHGRHDDTLFSSFLTVLLSVCVFFLSGGASVILSLGLSSWCDVVTENDTQPFSCAESQSVPLYLDVDTSSFFTELSLAQASLWLVTALWLAHSILAFLRLYHSHSQHISGPCLHREKEMLLGHSPSDSGSPSPPPVTPILLV is encoded by the exons ATGGAGCTGGACCGGCGGCTACTGCTGGTGCACTGCACGGCTCACGCCCTCTCGGTAGCGGCGGGCTTGCTGGTGGTGGTCCCGATGGCTCTGAACGGTTCCGCTTTCAAAGGCCGCTGCGCCCTCTTTTCCAGTGGATACTGGAGGACGGATGAGCAGGTGGAGCCGACGGGCACGACGGGAGTCGTGGATCACCTAGTGGTGCAGCAGTGGGGGCCGCCGGCAGCCTGCCAGTTCGCCACTTTTGTGGGCATTTTCACGGTGCTGTACGGAGCTGCGCAGGGCTGGAGGTGCCTCTTCTATCTGCACGGACGACATGACGA CACTCTGTTTTCGTCCTTCCTCACGGTCCTGCTGAGCGTGTGCGTGTTCTTCCTGTCTGGAGGAGCCAGTGTCATCTTGTCACTAGGACTCAGCTCCTGGTGCGACGTTGTAACAGAAAACGACACACAGCCATTCAG CTGTGCAGAGTCCCAGTCTGTGCCACTTTACCTGGACGTGGACACTTCATCTTTCTTCACAGAGCTCAGTCTGGCGCAG GCGTCGCTGTGGCTTGTGACGGCTCTGTGGCTGGCTCACTCCATCCTGGCTTTCCTGCGGCTCTACCACTCTCACAGCCAGCACATCAGCGGGCCCTGTCTGCACCGGGAGAAGGAGATGCTGCTGGGACACAGTCCATCAGACAGCGGCTCTCCCTCGCCTCCTCCTGTGACACCTATCCTCTTAGTCTAA
- the si:ch211-107m4.1 gene encoding heterogeneous nuclear ribonucleoprotein U-like protein 2, protein MKLADIKKLKVAELRSRLKELGLDSRGLKAELVERLWSAAEGEQSGEDGEEETLKLHDSSPILLVQTEPADVRPPSSEIGATARHEVDRGYTDMATQTEAEPSPAAPQPGSEAAAAGVTACPAGGGEQGHAEGPVEEDMGRGRSFYEFKEEIRYKRAKSPQPPVERSEAEEQDEDKVRLDKYGSHLHFEVSPDGSSGQPRFWAQFPLLWSGCRVTHGVQQGRVGFEVRLERKLLTAQPDDHEVREPYGLRVGWSVADSSLLLGEDELSFCYDGRGKKVSDRKEENFGEPFSEGDIIGCYASFSSDGAVELSFHKNGRFVGVAFSTDASVLRGRALFPHVLCKSCSFKLLLDPAGQPWYPGPPGFTPLATLPPGQRVCSTSAPTSRAQCEVVLMVGLPASGKSVWARNYMKQHPEKQHRLLGTEELLVCMISGGQRDSRLQQASHCLTEIIKMAAQTPGNYILDQCNILFSALRHKLRLFTGFRRRVVVVFPSGDEWKRRLSQHQMRDGEHIPETALLKLQVSCSLPEQQDDLLEDLQYVELPQEKALKLLQEYKDEARRLLPPVPKHEKTRRLYRKRPHSHGPPFSHRSGMQTWSQPPRYWSVPYQDQGYYYSAYHSYS, encoded by the exons ATGAAGCTGGCGGacattaaaaagttaaaagtggCCGAGCTGCGGTCCAGACTTAAAGAGCTGGGGCTGGACAGTAGAGGGCTGAAGGCTGAGCTGGTGGAGCGGCTGTGGTCCGCAGCAGAGGGGGAGCAGAGCGGGGAAGACGGCGAAGAAGAAACGCTGAAGCTACATGACAGCTCACCTATACTTTTAGTACAGACAGAGCCAGCAGACGTCCGCCCTCCATCCTCAGAGATTGGTGCTACTGCGCGACATGAAGTAGACCGCGGCTACACAGACATGGCCACACAGACTGAGGCTGAGCCCAgtccagctgcaccacagccCGGCTCGGAGGCTGCTGCTGCGGGTGTCACTGCCTGCCCTGCGGGGGGAGGAGAACAGGGGCATGCGGAGGGTCCAGTAGAGGAGGACATGGGCAGAGGAAGGTCGTTCTACGAGTTCAAAGAGGAGATACGATACAAGAG AGCCAAATCACCACAGCCCCCTGTGGAGAGGAGTGAGGCAGAGGAACAAGATGAAGATAAAGTCAGACTAGATAAAT ATGGCTCTCACCTGCACTTCGAGGTGAGTCCTGATGGATCCTCCGGCCAGCCGCGGTTCTGGGCTCAATTCCCCCTGCTGTGGTCAGGCTGCAGGGTCACCCATGGGGTGCAGCAGGGCAGGGTGGGCTTTGAGGTGAGGCTGGAGAGGAAACTGTTGACTGCACAGCCAGATGACCATGAAGTCAGGGAGCCATATGGACTGAGAGTTGGCTGGTCAGTGGCCGACTCCTCTCTGCTGCTGG GTGAGGatgaactctctttttgttatGATGGACGTGGTAAAAAAGTGTCAGATAGAAAGGAAGAGAACTTTGGAGAGCCTTTTTCGGAGGGGGATATCATCGGCTGTTATGCT TCTTTCTCCTCAGACGGCGCTGTCGAGCTCTCTTTCCATAAAAACGGTCGTTTTGTAGGTGTGGCCTTTTCCACGGACGCCTCGGTGCTACGGGGCCGTGCTCTGTTCCCTCATGTCCTCTGTAAGAGCTGTTCGTTCAAATTGCTCCTGGACCCTGCAGGTCAACCCTGGTACCCCGGCCCTCCAGGGTTCACACCGTTGGCCACTCTTCCTCCTGGGCAAAGGGTGTGCTCCACATCAGCTCCAACCTCCAGAGCACAGTGCGAG GTGGTGCTGATGGTGGGTCTTCCTGCCTCTGGGAAGAGCGTCTGGGCGAGGAATTACATGAAGCAGCATCCAGAGAAACAGCACAGACTGCTGGGAACAGAGGAGCTGCTCGtttgtatgatt agtGGTGGGCAGAGGGACAGCAGGCTCCAGCAGGCGTCTCACTGTCTTACTGAAATAATCAAGATGGCTGCCCAAACTCCTGGAAACTACATCCTAGACCAG TGCAACATCCTCTTCTCTGCACTCCGTCACAAGCTGCGGCTGTTCACAGGCTTCAGGCGtcgggtggtggtggtgtttcCCTCAGGCGACGAGTGGAAAAGACGACTGTCGCAGCACCAGATGAGAGACGGTGAACACATCCCAGAGACCGCCCTGCTCAAATTACAAG TGAGCTGCAGTCTTCCAGAGCAGCAGGATGACCTCCTGGAGGATTTGCAGTATGTCGAGCTGCCGCAGGAAAAGGCGCTAAAGCTCCTGCAGGAGTATAAAGATGAGGCCCGCAGACTGCTACCCCCTGTCCCCAAACATGAGAAGACACGGCGACTTTACAGGAAAAGACCCCACTCTCACGGCCCTCCATTCTCTCACAGGAGCGGCATGCAGACATGGAGTCAGCCGCCAAGATAC TGGAGCGTGCCTTATCAGGATCAGGGGTATTACTACAGCGCGTACCATAGCTACTCATGA
- the nudt22 gene encoding uridine diphosphate glucose pyrophosphatase NUDT22 isoform X2 yields the protein MMDPEVSVLLHCAHWHGLLESQVQVELSERFNRQTDLALEHHIDEVWTKRVSKEPWLFNGAKFRLHSFCLADPQNPPSTPLSHVTIFHHTEDQNSQGQRDLGEIRNRCISQTENTEGASNHDYREFNGIADKLPPHPAPLLTLRLGLTCYKDYLGTNWSCGVAKLRQRGEAEFGDPLTLLAQPLGVGAILCTSNGQVVMIRRSQKVAEAGGLLDIPGGHPEPKAVCERLGQRVCEEQISIAMMERRPEAIVSELFSSVCAEIRDEVNIPLSSLGPPVLMGVALNHTSAGRPSAEFYVSCSLSSDEVRKLYWKGGVEASESTEVVFVSRMEVFQLDRSSPLWSELCPSAKGAVLLYQTVKPDVVPDRSGRDDAKLTPPHVHKETD from the exons ATGATGGACCCTGAGGTGTCTGTGCTGCTGCACTGTGCACACTGGCATGGGCTGCTCGAGTCTCAAGTACAAGTGGAGCTTTCAGAAAG GTTTAACAGGCAGACAGATCTGGCTCTGGAGCATCACATAGATGAGGTGTGGACGAAGCGGGTGTCCAAGGAGCCGTGGCTTTTCAACGGGGCCAAATTCAGGCTGCATTCTTTCTGCTTAGCAGATCCACAAAATCCACCTTCCACTCCTTTGTCCCATGTCACCATTTTCCACCACACTGAGGACCAAAACAGTCAAGGACAGAgggatttgggtgaaatacgtAACAGGTGTATAAGTCAGACAGAAAATACTGAGGGTGCCTCCAATCATGACTACAGAGAGTTTAATGGCATTGCAGACAAACTTCCTCCACACCCTGCACCCCTCCTCACTCTGAGGCTAGGCCTCACGTGCTACAAGGACTACCTGGGAACAAACTGGTCGTGTGGGGTGGccaagctccgacagcgtggtGAGGCCGAGTTTGGAGATCCTCTAACGCTGCTGGCTCAGCCTCTAGGTGTGGGTGCCATACTGTGCACCAGCAATGGTCAGGTGGTCATGATCAGGAGGAGCCAAAAGGTGGCAGAGGCGGGAGGGCTCCTGGATATCCCTGGAGGCCACCCAGAGCCAAAG GCTGTGTGTGAACGTCTAGGACAGAGGGTGTGTGAGGAGCAGATCAGCATAGCCATGATGGAGAGGAGGCCAGAGGCCATCGTCTCAGAGCTTTTCTCCTCTGTGTGCGCCGAGATCAGAGATGAG GTGAATATTCCTCTGAGCTCCCTGGGACCGCCTGTCCTGATGGGCGTCGCTCTGAATCACACCAGCGCTGGAAGACCGAGTGCCGAGTTTTACGTCAG TTGCTCCTTAAGTTCTGATGAAGTGAGAAAGTTGTACTGGAAAGGAGGAGTGGAGGCCAGCGAGTCCACAGAGGTCGTCTTTGTCAGCAGAATG GAAGTTTTTCAGCTGGACAGAAGCAGCCCTCTGTGGTCGGAGCTGTGTCCGTCAGCTAAAGGAGCCGTGCTGCTTTATCAGACTGTTAAACCTGACGTAGTTCCAGACCGAAGCGGACGAGACGATGCCAAGTTGACACCACCACATGTGCACAAAGAAACAGACTGA
- the nudt22 gene encoding uridine diphosphate glucose pyrophosphatase NUDT22 isoform X1: MVEKIGSYCNHLNISNHPTSKSSQRTQLDQVTDASIGEPQWEMMDPEVSVLLHCAHWHGLLESQVQVELSERFNRQTDLALEHHIDEVWTKRVSKEPWLFNGAKFRLHSFCLADPQNPPSTPLSHVTIFHHTEDQNSQGQRDLGEIRNRCISQTENTEGASNHDYREFNGIADKLPPHPAPLLTLRLGLTCYKDYLGTNWSCGVAKLRQRGEAEFGDPLTLLAQPLGVGAILCTSNGQVVMIRRSQKVAEAGGLLDIPGGHPEPKAVCERLGQRVCEEQISIAMMERRPEAIVSELFSSVCAEIRDEVNIPLSSLGPPVLMGVALNHTSAGRPSAEFYVSCSLSSDEVRKLYWKGGVEASESTEVVFVSRMEVFQLDRSSPLWSELCPSAKGAVLLYQTVKPDVVPDRSGRDDAKLTPPHVHKETD, encoded by the exons ATGGTGGAAAAAATTGGGAGCTACTG CAACCATCTTAACATCTCCAACCATCCCACCTCCAAGTCTTCTCAAAGGACACAACTGGATCAAGTAACTGATGCTTCCATTGGAGAGCCACAGTGGGAAATGATGGACCCTGAGGTGTCTGTGCTGCTGCACTGTGCACACTGGCATGGGCTGCTCGAGTCTCAAGTACAAGTGGAGCTTTCAGAAAG GTTTAACAGGCAGACAGATCTGGCTCTGGAGCATCACATAGATGAGGTGTGGACGAAGCGGGTGTCCAAGGAGCCGTGGCTTTTCAACGGGGCCAAATTCAGGCTGCATTCTTTCTGCTTAGCAGATCCACAAAATCCACCTTCCACTCCTTTGTCCCATGTCACCATTTTCCACCACACTGAGGACCAAAACAGTCAAGGACAGAgggatttgggtgaaatacgtAACAGGTGTATAAGTCAGACAGAAAATACTGAGGGTGCCTCCAATCATGACTACAGAGAGTTTAATGGCATTGCAGACAAACTTCCTCCACACCCTGCACCCCTCCTCACTCTGAGGCTAGGCCTCACGTGCTACAAGGACTACCTGGGAACAAACTGGTCGTGTGGGGTGGccaagctccgacagcgtggtGAGGCCGAGTTTGGAGATCCTCTAACGCTGCTGGCTCAGCCTCTAGGTGTGGGTGCCATACTGTGCACCAGCAATGGTCAGGTGGTCATGATCAGGAGGAGCCAAAAGGTGGCAGAGGCGGGAGGGCTCCTGGATATCCCTGGAGGCCACCCAGAGCCAAAG GCTGTGTGTGAACGTCTAGGACAGAGGGTGTGTGAGGAGCAGATCAGCATAGCCATGATGGAGAGGAGGCCAGAGGCCATCGTCTCAGAGCTTTTCTCCTCTGTGTGCGCCGAGATCAGAGATGAG GTGAATATTCCTCTGAGCTCCCTGGGACCGCCTGTCCTGATGGGCGTCGCTCTGAATCACACCAGCGCTGGAAGACCGAGTGCCGAGTTTTACGTCAG TTGCTCCTTAAGTTCTGATGAAGTGAGAAAGTTGTACTGGAAAGGAGGAGTGGAGGCCAGCGAGTCCACAGAGGTCGTCTTTGTCAGCAGAATG GAAGTTTTTCAGCTGGACAGAAGCAGCCCTCTGTGGTCGGAGCTGTGTCCGTCAGCTAAAGGAGCCGTGCTGCTTTATCAGACTGTTAAACCTGACGTAGTTCCAGACCGAAGCGGACGAGACGATGCCAAGTTGACACCACCACATGTGCACAAAGAAACAGACTGA